The Pseudomonas entomophila genome segment ATGCTGCTGGAGTAGGGGGCGCCGGTGCCGGCGATCAGGAAGATCAGCGGCGCCTCGTGGTCCTGCCTGGCCAGGCGATAGCGCAGCTTTTTCACCGACCAGAAGTTGTCGGGCAGGGTGAATTCGCGCTCAGGGCGCAGCGTCAGGCTGTAGTCGGCCTGATCAATGTCGTCGTCGCTGGGCAGCGCCGGGCGATGATCTGGCGGCGTGGTGGCGATGGTCGCCTCGAATGGGTTGGTCAGCGGAAAGCCGTAGCTCGCGGCGTCGATGTCCCGCGCCAGGGCGGCCGCCGCCATGAGCAGGCCGCCAAGCAGGGCGGCGAGGCGCAAAGGTCGAAGCATGTAGTCCCCCAGGTAAACGCAAGGTCGTGCAATCAATACGCAGGCTAGGACCACGGTTGGCGGGGCAAAGTTGCCCGCCGTTCATGCCTTTGTCGCGCCAGATGTTGTCACGCCAGGCAATGTTGGTCTTGTGCAACATAGCTGCAGGCGGGTGATTTTGCCTTACACCGGGCCTTGGGCGATCATGCGGCGTTTCGATTACCACTATTGGAGAACGGGATGCCGCGGTCGCTTCCGGTCGTTGCCTTGATGCTGTTCCTGGCCCTGTGGCTGGCCGCCAGTTATGGCGTGCGCTACGAATTGATGGAGGATGCCCGTTGGGTGGGCTTGTGCACCGTGCCGGCCGAGTACTGGCAGTGCCAGGTGCGTTCGTGGCTGGGCCTGGCGATTCATTTCCAGGTGATTGCCTGGGCCGGGCTGGCGGTGGCCTTGGTTGCCCAGGTGCTTCCGGCAAGGCTGGGTTGGTGGTTGGCGGTGCTGGCCTTGGTATTCGGTGTTCCGGCGCTGGTGCTCTATACCGCAAGCATCGCGGTGTTTACGGTGGTGCTGGCGGGGTTGCGCCTGGTTCGGCAAGTGCGGGGCGGTTGATGACGCGTTCCCCGGCAAAGCCGGCTCCTACACGTGTGCGCGGGCCGGCAGGAGCCGGCCTTGCCGGCGAACTTCACGTCGAGCGCACACGCAGGCTGCGCCACAATGCCCCGGTCATCATCACGCTGACCACCGCCCAACCCCAGGCCTGCTGATTGCTCAATCCCTCCTGGAACAGCTGTGGTGCAATGCCTGCTCCGATGATGAACGCCAACAACGCCACTTCCGCTCGCCGTGCCGTCACCGGTCGCAGCAGGTACACCACTGCCGGGAGCAGCAGCGCCGCACTGGGGAAGCTGCGATAGCGCGGGTCGAATACCATCGCCAGCATGCTCACCGCCGCGGCGAACCCAGCCACCAGCAACCACGTGCCGCCATGGCGCTCGAGCCAGGCGGACAAACGCTGGCGCCAACCCGCGCGACGGGCCAGGGCCAGCGCGCCCTGGGCCAGCACCAGCAGGTTAAGCCCGGCCAGCGCCACGGCCCACAGCCATTCCCCGGCAAAACGGGCGTTGGCGCGCATCAGCTCGCCCCACAACCCCAGGCTGCCGGCGCCCAGGGCCGCCAGCAGCGGTAGCAGCAAGGCGGCGCGGGCATTGGCCGGGCGCCCGGCCAGGGCCAGGGTGGCCAGCATCAGCAGCACGCTGGCCAGCAACCATTGCGGCCACAGTGCCAGGTTGCTCACCGGCCCTTCGAGCACGCCTTTGTCCCGACGGTCGGCATCGTACAGGCCCCAGTAGCCGCCCACGGCACCTTCGCTGGCGCGTTTCCACGGTTGGTCGAAAGCTTCGATCAGGTTGTAGTGCCAGCCATTGGCTTCAGCCAGGGCCACGAAACCACGGACGAAGCGCGCTTCGTTGACCCGGCTGGGAATGGCCGTCTCGCGTTGGCGACCCTCGCTGGGCCAGCCGGTCTCGCCGATCAGCACATCCTTCGGGGCGAAGCGATTGCCGAATACCTGGCGCACCTCGGCCACATGGGCCAGGGCCGCGTCGATACCACGCGGGTCGTCCTCCCAATAGGGCAGCAGGTGGATGGTGAGGAAGTCCACCGCCGGCGCCACCTGCGGGTGCTGCAGCCAGAACTCCCAGACATCGGCGTAGGTTACCGGCACACTCACCTGGCTTTTCACCTTGCCGATCAGTGCCGCCAGGCGCTCGCCGGTCACTTCCTTGCGCAGCAGTGCCTCGTTACCGACGATTACCGCGCTGACCACGTCCGGGTTGGCGTTGGCCGCGGCGATCAACAGGTCGATCTCCTGGTCGGTGTCCACCGGGTTGGCATTGACCCAGGCACCTAGCATCACCTTCAGGCCATGCTTGCGCGCCAGCGCCGGGATCGCCTCCAGGCCGGTCATCGAGTAAGTGCGGATGCACTGGAAGCGCTCGGCCAGCAGTGCCAAGTCGGCGTCCATGCGCGCCGGGCGCAGGCGGAACGGCTGGTCGAACGGCGACTGGTCCTTGTCGAACGGGGTGTAGGAGGCGCACTGCAGCTTGTGCGTCGGGCTGGCGGCATCGGGCAGGTGCACCGGCTTGCCCAGGCCGTACCAGAGGGCACCCAGGCAGGTGAGGGCGAGCAGGCAGGCGAGCAGGTAGGTCGTGCGGAGCATCGGGTGGTCACGTTCCCCTGTAGAGGCCGGCCTTGCCGGCGAAAGGGCCGGTACAGGCCGGCCAAGGCCTGTGATAGTAGCCCGGCGCCAAGCCTTTGGCATGCAAGGATCGCGCAGGCCCTCATCGCGCGATGACGTTAATGGCACAGTGCTGTCGCTGATCGTTCGTTAGAGGTCGCTGACAGAGCAGGTCGCGCGCGGGTGCAGGTCGATGATGCAATCTCCAAGACCTGACGAGGGGATGCTTTGATGAGTATGCGACGTTTCCTGGGGGTGGGCACCGCCCTGGTATTGGCCATGAGCACTGCGCAGGCAATGGCCAAAGAAGTGAGCATCGGTTACGTGGATGGTTGGTCCGACAGCGTGGCGACCACCAACGTGGCTGCCGAAGTCATCAGGCAGAAGCTCGGCTATGACGTGAAGCTGCAGGCCGTGGCCACCGGGATCATGTGGCAGGGCGTGGCCACCGGCAAGCTCGACGCCATGCTCTCGGCCTGGCTGCCGGTCACTCACGGCGAGTATTGGGCCAAGAACAAGGATAACGTCGTTGACTACGGGCCCAACTTCAAGGACGCCAAGATCGGCCTGATCGTCCCCGAGTACGTCAAAGCCAACAGCATCGCCGACCTCAAGACCGACCAGAGCTTCAAGCAGAAGATCGTCGGCATCGACGCAGGTTCTGGGGTGATGCTCAAGACCGAGCAGGCGATCAAGGACTATGACCTCACCGGTTACAAACTGACGGCCAGTTCCGGTGCGGCGATGACTGCCGAGCTGGGTCGCTCCTACGCCAAGAACCAATCCATCGCCGTGACCGGCTGGGTACCGCACTGGATGTTCGCCAAGTGGAAGCTGAAGTTCCTCGAGGACCCGAAAGGCGTATATGGCGCGGCCGAGACAGTCAACAGCATCGGCAGCAAGGAGCTGGCGGGCAAGGCCCCGGAAGTGGCCGAGTTCCTGAAGAAATTCCAGTGGCAGTCCAAGGACGAGATCGGCGAGGTGATGCTGGCGATTCAGGAAGGGGCCAAGCCTGAGGCGGCGGCCAAGGACTGGGTGGCCAAGCATCCGGAGCGCGTCAAGGAGTGGACCGGTAAGTAGCTCGATTTGGCCCATTGACCTGTTACGACCGCAGTAGGAGCGGCTTCAGCCGCGATCACCCGCGAAGCGGGTGCCAGGCACCGCGAGGCTCACATCGCGGCTAATGCCGCTCCTACAGGGCGAACGGTTGTTGCGAAATCTGTAAAACACCGTTGCATCTAAGACTAAGGTCGTCTGGTTGGCGTCCAACGGCAGCATAAAGTGGAGTTGGGTTCTCCCTACTCTGTGCTGCTAGGACAAAAACAATGAACGACAGCATTTACCAATCGATACAGAACAGTCCGCGCTTCAAGGAACTGGTCACCAAGCGCGAGCGTTTCGCCTGGATTCTCTCGGCGATCATGCTCGGCCTCTACTGCGCCTTCATCCTCCTCATCGCCTATGGCCCGCATGTGCTGGGTGCCAAGCTCAGCCCTGGATCGTCGATTACCTGGGGCATCCCCCTGGGCGTCGGGCTGATCGTCTCGGCATTCGTGCTTACCGCCCTCTATGTGCGCCGCGCCAACGGCGAATTCGACGAGTTGAACAAGGCGATCCTCGAGGAGGCCAAGCAATGATCCGACACTTGAAAAAACTGGCCATCCTGGCCTGCGGTGCCTTCGCACCCGCCGTGTGGGCCGGCGAAGCGCTTACCGGCGAGGTGCAGAAACAACCACTGAATGTCTCGGCGATCGCCATGTTCGTGGCCTTCGTCGCCTTCACCCTGGGTATCACCTACTGGGCCTCCAAGCGCAACAAGTCGGCCGCCGACTACTATGCGGCCGGCGGCAAGATCACCGGTTTCCAGAACGGTCTGGCGATCGCCGGTGACTACATGTCGGCGGCCTCGTTCCTGGGTATTTCCGCGCTGGTGTTTACCTCCGGCTACGATGGCCTGATCTACTCCATCGGCTTCCTGGTCGGCTGGCCGATCATCCTGTTCCTGATTGCCGAGCGCCTGCGCAACCTGGGCAAGTACACCTTTGCCGACGTAGCCTCGTACCGCCTCGGGCAGAAGGAGATCCGCACCCTGTCGGCCTCGGGCTCGCTGGTGGTGGTGGCCTTCTACCTGATCGCGCAGATGGTCGGTGCCGGCAAGCTGATCCAGCTGCTGTTCGGCCTGGACTACCACATCGCGGTGATTCTGGTCGGTATCCTGATGTGCTTGTACGTGCTGTTCGGCGGCATGCTCGCCACCACCTGGGTGCAGATCATCAAGGCGGTGCTGCTGCTCTCCGGTGCCAGCTTCATGGCACTGATGGTGATGAAGCATGTCGGCTTCGACTTCAACACCCTGTTCTCCGAAGCGATCAAGGTGCACGCCAAGGGCGAGGCGATCATGAGCCCGGGTGGCCTGGTCAAGGACCCGATCTCGGCGTTCTCCCTGGGCCTGGCGTTGATGTTCGGTACCGCCGGCCTGCCGCATATCCTGATGCGCTTCTTCACCGTCAGTGACGCCAAGGAAGCCCGCAAGAGCGTGCTCTACGCCACTGGCTTCATCGGCTACTTCTACATCCTGACCTTCATCATCGGCTTCGGCGCGATCCTGCTGGTCAGCACCAACCCGGACTTCAAGGACGCTGCCGGTGCCCTGATCGGTGGCAACAACATGGCGGCGGTGCACCTGGCCGATGCTGTGGGCGGCAGCGTGTTCCTCGGCTTCATCTCGGCAGTGGCTTTCGCCACCATCCTCGCGGTGGTCGCGGGCCTGACCCTGGCCGGCGCCTCGGCGGTGTCCCATGACCTGTACGCCAGTGTCTGGCGCAAGGGCAAGGCCAACGACAAGGACGAGATCCGCGTCTCGAAGATCACCACAGTCGCCCTGGGTGTGCTGGCGATCGGCCTGGGCATCCTGTTCGAGAAGCAGAACATCGCCTTCATGGTGGGGTTGGCGTTCTCCATCGCCGCCAGTTGCAATTTCCCGGTGCTGTTGCTTTCGATGTACTGGAAAAAGCTGACCACCCGTGGCGCTATGATCGGCGGCTGGATGGGCCTTGTCAGTGCGGTGGGCTTGATGATCCTCGGGCCGACCATCTGGGTGCAGATCCTCGGTCACGAGAAAGCCATCTACCCGTACGAGTATCCGGCGCTGTTCTCGATGATCATCGCCTTCGCCGGTATCTGGTTCTTCTCGGTCACCGACAAGTCCAAGGCCGCTGAAAACGAACGGGCGCTGTTCTTCCCGCAGTTCGTCCGCTCACAGACCGGCCTGGGGGCCAGCGGGGCTGTTTCTCACTGATACCTTGAGCGGTACGCACAACGCCCCGGCTCATGCCGGGGCGTTGTGTTTCCAGAACTGTCATGGTCTCAGCTGCTAGGAAATTTCTTAGGCTCGCTCGGAACGGTCTTAGTCATCGCTGCAGTGCGTTCACCAATACTTCTCCTCACCCGCTGGCCATGCGCCGGCAGGTATTGACCACTTCAAGGAGATCAGATTCGTGAAACGTACGTTACTCGCCCTTCCCCTGGCCATGTTCTTCGCCGGTTCCGCCTTTGCGTTGGACCCGATCGAGAAACAGGTCCAGGTGACCGCCCAGGTGCCGACCGACGCCTTCTTCGTCGAACCGGTGGGTGGCAACTGGATGAACGACCCGCAGGAAATGGCCTGGAACTCGTATCAGGCCAAGCTCGATCCGATCCGCAAGGAATTGCAGGTCAAGAGCACCGTGGGCCCGATCACTGCCTATCTGGTTTCGCCGGCGGTCATTGCCAGCGGCAGCGAAAACATCGGCCTCAACGTCAAGGTCGGCGACACCGTGCTGCAGACCACCCCGGCCGAAGTGGTCAGCGCCGCCCAGGCGGCGCCGGGCGCGATCATCGGCTTCGAGGTAGCGGCGCAACCGGCGCCACCTACCGGCTATGTGCCAGGCAATTACCAGGGTTTGGTCAGCATGATCTTCGAAACGGCCGCGCCCTGAGCCCCGTCTCTTCGTTTATCCGTTGTTGCCCGCCTTGACCCTCTGCGCCTGCCGAGGGGCTGGCGGGTATTGCCTGCAAGCGATAGCTCATGACCAATCATTCCTCCCTGGCGGCCGTCGGCCGCTGGTTGCTGCTGCCGGCCTGGCTGGCCTCCCATACGCTCGCCAGCCAGGCGGCCGGCACCGCCTTGGGCGCCATCGAGGGCCTGCCGCGTGAGTTCGAAGCACACTTTTTCGATGTGCCGCTGGCGGTGCGGGTCGACCTCGATGGGCGCTATCTCGGTGATGCCATGGTCGTACTCGGCCGCGATCAACGGGTACAACTGCTGGCGTTCACCGACACCCTCGACAGCCGCGAACCGGAAAGCCTGCGCCGCCGCTGGCGCGAGCGCCTGATTGATGGTCGCCCTTTAGGTGACTGCCACACCGATTGCCCCGACGGCCTGCGAGCCGTGCACTACAGCCTGGTGAACTCGCAGCTGTCGCTGTTGACCGACCAGGCTGAGCTCACCGACATCGGTGAACGTTTTCATCGCCAGCCGGAGCAGGGCAGCTATGGGCTGCTGCTGCGCAACCAGCTCAACCTGGTCAATGACGGCCACGCAACCAGTGGGCGTTACGCCTTGCAGGGCCAGGCCAGCGTGGGCAGCTGGACGACTTTGGCTGACGGCCAGCTCGACCGCGGCAACGACAGCCGGCAGGGCACGCGCCACAGGGTCGACCAGCTGTATGCCGAGCGCCTGGTCGAGAACCAGTTCTACCGGTTGGGCTACTTCACCCCCAGTGCCCAGGGGTTGACCCGCCAGCCCCGGTTGATGGGGAGTACCACCGATACCACCCTTGGCTTGATGTTGGGCAGCAGCGACAGCCTGGCCATCGACACTGGCGCACCCAGTGCCACACCCATCTACGTCACCCCCAACCGGCCGGCCGTCGTCGAGATCTACCGCAACGGCGTGCTGATCAACAGCCAACCGGTGCAGCCCGGCCTGCAGACCCTCGACACCAAGGTCCTGCCGGGTGGCATCTACGAAGTCGAGGTACGCCTGGTCGAAGATGGCCAGGAAACCTCGCGCAGCCAGGAGTTCATCTACAAGCCCAGTAACTGGCGCAGTACCGATGCGCCTTGGCGCTACAACCTTTACCTGGGGCGCCAGAGCACGTTGTTGAGCAACTGGGAGCGTGACGACGACAGTCTCGCCGCAGGCGTGCTGGCCAACTACATGCTGCATCCGCGGGCGATCCTGGGCTTGTCGGCGCAGCGTGTCGATGACGTGATGCAGTATGGAACGTCGTTGGACTGGGACGTGCGTGAGCGCTTCAAGTTGTACGCCAACCTGTTCCAGACGCAAGGCCAGGGCAATGGCTACGACTTCCAGCTGATCCATGCCTACGACAGCGGCTCGCTGGTTGCCAGCCACAGTCGAACCTGGCTAGCGCGCCCTGACTGGCGTCGCCTCGACGATGAGCCGTCGTCGCAGCCATTCCAGGCGCGCCAGACACAATCGTCGCTGTCGCTGAACCATCGCCTTGACCGGCGCAATACCGCCAGCGTGCGCCTTTCCCATGCTGAAGGCGCCAATCCCGGCACTGGGCTAGACCTGGGCTGGTCGTACTACGGTCAACTGCTGGGTTCGGATGCCAACTGGCGACTATCGCTGTTCGATCGTCCGGGTACGGCGGCCACAGGCGAGTCCCGCAGCCGAGGGGTCAACCTGAGCCTGAGCATGAGCCTGGGTGGCGGCAGTGGGCGACGGGTGTCGGCCAGTCTCGGCAGCCGCACTTCGAGAGAGGGTGGGCGCGACCTCAATGCCTCGCTGGCCTACCAGCAGGATGTCGAGATCGGCCCGCTGCGCAGTGTCGGTGCTACCGTCAGCGCCGATCGCTATGGCGCAGGGCTGGGCGGCGATACCCAATTCGAGACCCCGCTGCTGCATGGCGATGCGTACGTGCAGCGCTCGTCGTACAACGGCGACTTCAGTGGTGGTGTCAACCTGCAGAGCCTGGTCGCCGTGGGCGCGGGCAGGGCAGCAATGAGTGGCCAGTACCTACCACACCAGGCGGGGCTGATCGTCGATGTCGAAACTGATATCGACGGCCTCAAGCTGCGTGCCGAGGACCGTCACGGTAGCACCGCCAACCTGCACCCAGGACGCAATGTCGTGCCGGTGGCGGCTTACAAAGCCGGGCATGTGCAATTCGACTTCGAGGGCAGTGCGGCCACCGCGGCTGTCATTCAGCCGTCGAGCCTGGACTACCACCTCAATCGCGGAGGCATCGAATATCGCCAACTGCGCGTGTTGCGCACAGTGACCGTGCTGGGGCGGCTGCTTGATGGCCAGGGGCGACCGCTGCGTGGGGCCCAGGTGATCAACCATGCCAGCCGCAGCGTCAGTGAGACCGATGGTTTCTTCGCGGTCGAAATGAGCGAATCGACCCCCACGCTGGAAATCCGCCAACAGGGGCAGGCGGTATGCCTGCTCAGCCTGGATATGGCCACTCTGGTTCGCGAGGACGACGTGTTGCTGGCCGGCGACCAACGCTGTGCGCCTGACGTGGCGCAGGTTGTCTCTGCCACTGGCAACGAACAGGGCTAGCACGCTTGGTCGGGCTGACACGGACTTGCTCGGGCGGTAGCCCTGTCCAGTGCAAAGGTCTAATGCGATTTGAGAACTTTCTTAATGCCGTGTGGGAAGGATCCCACCGGGTCAGCCATGGCCTCAGGGCTACTCCCCATCAATACTTTCCCGTCAACCACGCACGGAGCTTCGCATCATGAAAATCTTCCGCCTGCTGGCCCCAGTGCTGCTGGCCCTGCCCCTGGCTGCCAGCGCCACCCCCGAACTGAATATCGGCGCGTTGTACGACTACCTCGATGGTGACAAAAGCACCTTGCTCAAGCGGGTGCGCAATAGCGGCGACACCACCGCATTCGTCAAGATCAGTGTCGCCGAACTGGTGTACGACGCAGCCGGTGTTGCCCGTGAAATCGACACCGATGGCCTACCCTTGGAACAGCGCGGCCTGGTCGCCAGCCCGGCGCGGCTGATCGTGCCGGCCCAGGGCATGCAGGCGGTGCGCTTGCTGTACCGTGGCGCGCGTGGGCAGGAACGCTACTTCCGCCTGCGCTTCGTGCCGGTACTGCCGGAGCAGGGCGATGGTTTCGCCGTGGATGAGCAAGAGGCTGAAAAGTACCGGGACAGCCTCAAGGCCGGGGTCAACCTGCTGGCTGGGTATGGTTCGTTGCTGTTTGTCAGGCCCGCCGAGACACATTTCCAGACTCCGGTACGGCGTGAAGGCGGGCGACTGATTGTCGCGAACCAGGGCAACGCCACGGTCGTGCTTGATCATTTCCGCCAGTGCCAGGTAGCGGGGCAAGACTGCGACTCGGCCACCAAGCATCACCTGTTGCCCGGCCGCAGTCGCCAGTTCGAGGGCCAGCCAGATGGGGTGCACCAGTTCCAACTGCATGAAGGGGGTGAGCTCACCGAGATGGTGGTGGAAGGATGAAGCTGTTTCAACCGAGGCGTGCAGCGACCGCCTGTTTGCTGATGCTCGCCTGTACTCATGCTTGGGGGCTGGAGTCCACTATTAGTGCAAGATACCGTGGCGAGGCTGCCGGCCACTTTCAGGACACCACCCCTCCTGCTGCATTTTGTGTGCGTTGGCCCGTCATGTGCCAAGGGGGAGGGGCGGCGGCGTTGCCGATTTCCTTTGTGAAGTCGTCCACCCGAGGCGCGAGCGATCCACGTGACCAGTTCTTCATCAAGCTTCCCGGACGCCGAGAGATCGATGTTTATCATCTCCAGACCGGTGAATCACACCGCCTGACGATCGAGTTCACTGCGGTGGGTCAGTCGGTCTACGAACGGACGCTGAACTACAACCCGGTTTTCAACGCATCCCTTCAAGGAGGCTGCAGTACGAATCAGGCCTGGGGCTACCCCAGCCAACCCAGCTATGCGATGTACCTATGGAACATTCGCAATCCCCAGTCACCAGCAGCCTGCAACTCTACCAGTTGGCGAGCTCCGGCAGGTTACGTGGCCACCGGCGAGGTGAAGGAAATGGGTGTGCGGTACAACCTCCAGATGCCTGCACCCTATCGCATGAAACCGGGTATCTATACAGGAAGTTCGGCTTTTAGCGTAGGGCCGGGGGGCGATTTCGATTTTGGCAACGGTGTGACCGAGCTGAACGGCAACAGCTTGACAATCAACTTCGAGCTGGATGTCGAGCATGCGTTTTTCTTCGACTTCGCTCCAGGTTCCGAGCGCGCTGTCCTTGAACCTCGCGAGGGGTGGCAGGCATGGATGGGCGGTGGGCGCGCGCCGCAAAGGCTCTACCGCGATCTACCGTTCCGGATTTGGTCCACAGGTCCGTTCAAGGCTTACAAGTTATGCCAGCACTACATGGATCAGAAATGCGGTATTCGCAATACCCAAGGAGATCTGGTTCCAGTCGACGTTGCCTTGTCCCTGCCTGCGGGCATTCAGCATGGCAATCAGCCTGTGCAGCGTCTCACTTTGCCGAGTGGGCGTGGAGCGCCCTTGCAGTTCGAGTCGGCGATGCCAACGCTGAATCGACCAGGACAGCTGCACTTCGAAGTGGATCGCGCTGGAGTGCAGGCCATGCTCCAGCATCCCGGCAGCACTTACACCGGCCAGGTCACCGTGGTCTTCGACGCCGAGCTGTAGCCGGCTGATATGGTGCACGAGGAAAACGCCATGCACAGAGTCCTGGTGGTCGACGACCATCCCTTCATCCGCAGTACTGTCTGCATGCTGCTGCGCCAGCAACATATGGAGATTGTCGGCCAGGCCGACAACGGCATCGATGCGGTGCGTTTGGTGCGTGAGCAGGCGCCGGACCTGGTGATTCTCGATATCGCCATGCCCGGCCTGGACGGGTTGGAGGTCATCGCCCGAATCAAAGCGTTGAGGAAGTCGACGCGCATCGTGGTGCTGACGTCGCAACTGGCCGAAACCTACTCGTTGCGATGCATGCAGGCTGGGGCCATGGGGTTCTTGTCCAAGACCGATGACCTGGAAGAACTCGGCAAGGCGGTGCGCGCGGTGCTGTCGGGCTACACCTATTTTCCCGAGGTAGCGCTCAGTTCGGTCAACCGCCAGGACCTGCAAGCCAGCGAGGTGCAGTGCATCGCCAGCCTGACTGATCGCGAGCTGATGGTCCTGCAACACCTGGCGCGAGGCTTGAGCAACAAAGCCATCGGCGAAACGATGCTGTTGAGCAACAAGACCATCAGCACCTACAAGATCCGCCTGCTGGAAAAGCTGCGACTCAGTTCGTTGATCGACCTGGCGGATTTCGCCCGTCGCAACGCGCTCATCTGAGCGCTGTCGCCCCGTGTTCCTGCGTGCCTTGTTGTTAGGGATACTGGGTTGCCTGGCATGCCTGCCAATCTCTGCCGCTGTGCAGTTGCATGCGCGCCCGGTGCCGCAGGTGCAGCGCCTGACCCTGGACAACGCCGAGCTGCGTTGGCTGTGGGAGCATCGCCAACTGCGCCTCGGCGTGATTGCACGGGACAACCCGCCGTTCGACATCCTCACCACGGGGCAGGCCTACGAGGGCATGACCGCCGACTACGCCGGGCTGCTGGCCAGCCAGCTACGGCTCGAGGTGCGCCTGATGTTGTTCGCATCGTTCGCCGAGGCGGCGACAGCCCTGCGCCAAGGCAGTATCGATCTGCTCGGTTCGGTCAGCCCACAGCAGGCGCTCGAGGCCGGGTTGCGTCTGTCATTGCCATATGCCCAGGATTCCCCTTTGTTGATCGCCCCGCAGCAGAACGCGCGTGAGCGGATCCGCAGTGGCACCGGTTTCAGGTTGGCCATGGTCGATGGGTATCGTCCGCGTCGGCAGGTCCAGGCGTTGTATCCCATGGCCGAAATCCAGCTTCATCCTTCGCCCTTGAGCGCCCTGGCGGCGCTGGCGCTGGGTGACGCCGACCTTTATCTGGGGAGTGCGCTGGGTAGCCGATATCTGCTGGGCCGCAACCAGTGGAGCGGTGCCGAGGAAATTGGCCATGCGGCCCTGGCGCGGCAAGCTGTCGGTTTTGCCATGGTCCCTGACAACAGGCCTTTGATCGACCTGGTCGATCAGGTGCTGGAAGGCCTTGGGGATCAACAGGCGGATATTCATGAACGCTGGCATACACGGCCTACCGCCGCGCGCAGGCCATCAAGCATTCCGCTGAGCGATGCCGAACGACACTGGGTGGCGGAAAACCCTCGTGTCAGTGTGCTGGTGGACGAACAGGCGATGCCCTTGAGTTATCGGGATGGCAAGGGGAAGCTCCAGGGGCTGAGTCTCGATCTGTTGCAATTGATCGGTCGGCGAACCGGCCTGGATTTCCAGATCGAGTCGGGCGGCAATGTGGCGCAGATGGTCGAGCAGGTGCGCCTGGGAAAGGCACAACTGATTGCCGGCTTGCCCTACAGCCCGGCGCGTGGGGAGCTCCTGCGATTCACTCGTGGTTACCTGAGCTCGGCACATGTGCTGATAACACTGGAACAGGCCAATCGACCGGCTGACCTGGCGCGGCTGGATGGGCAACGGCTGGCACTGGTCGAGGGTAGCGTGGCGCAGGATCTGCTGGCCCAGGCATACCCGGGTGTCTTGCAAGCGCCGGTCGGCAATGCGCTGGAGGCGGTGCATGCAGTAGCCGCCGGGAGGGCCGCGGCCGCCGTGCTGCCACTCGACCAGGCCCGCTTGCTGGTTGCACGGTGGTACCCAGGGCGGCTGCGGATCAGCAGCCTGGCCTTGCCCGTGGCGCATTTTGCGTTTGCCAGCGGCCAGGGGGCGGTCCACCTCCAGGGCATCCTCGACAAGGCGTTGCTCGACCTGGCCCCACGGGAAACCGATGCGTTGGTGCGGCGTTGGCGTGGTCCGCTGATCATTGCCGCCAGCGGCTTGCAGCGTTACCGAACCCACCTGCTGGTGGGGTTTCTCGGCGCCTTCGTCACTTTGGTCATCGCACTGTTGTGGATCCGCTACCTGCGTCGTCTGCAGGTGCAATTGCGCCGTGCCAAGCAGGGGGCCGAAGCGGCCAATCAGGCCAAGACGCATTTCCTGGCCGCCATGAGCCATGAAATCCGCACGCCGTTGCACGCCCTGCTGGGCATGCTGGAGTTGGCCCAACGCAAGGCAGGTCAAGGTGAGCTGGATCACTTGGCGCTCGACGTGGCCGCCGATGCCGCCCGGGGGTTGCAGGAGCTGATCGGCGATATCCTCGACGTAACCCGTATCGAGGCGGGCCAATTGCAGTTGACGCCGATGGTGGTATGCCTGCGTGAGCAGGTGGCGCAGGTTATCCAGTTGTTCGAGCACCAGGCGCGTGGCAAGGGGTTACGGCTCGGTCTTACTGTCCAGGGCGAGGTGGACCAGCCAGTCCTGCTCGACCCG includes the following:
- a CDS encoding ATP-binding protein, with the protein product MFLRALLLGILGCLACLPISAAVQLHARPVPQVQRLTLDNAELRWLWEHRQLRLGVIARDNPPFDILTTGQAYEGMTADYAGLLASQLRLEVRLMLFASFAEAATALRQGSIDLLGSVSPQQALEAGLRLSLPYAQDSPLLIAPQQNARERIRSGTGFRLAMVDGYRPRRQVQALYPMAEIQLHPSPLSALAALALGDADLYLGSALGSRYLLGRNQWSGAEEIGHAALARQAVGFAMVPDNRPLIDLVDQVLEGLGDQQADIHERWHTRPTAARRPSSIPLSDAERHWVAENPRVSVLVDEQAMPLSYRDGKGKLQGLSLDLLQLIGRRTGLDFQIESGGNVAQMVEQVRLGKAQLIAGLPYSPARGELLRFTRGYLSSAHVLITLEQANRPADLARLDGQRLALVEGSVAQDLLAQAYPGVLQAPVGNALEAVHAVAAGRAAAAVLPLDQARLLVARWYPGRLRISSLALPVAHFAFASGQGAVHLQGILDKALLDLAPRETDALVRRWRGPLIIAASGLQRYRTHLLVGFLGAFVTLVIALLWIRYLRRLQVQLRRAKQGAEAANQAKTHFLAAMSHEIRTPLHALLGMLELAQRKAGQGELDHLALDVAADAARGLQELIGDILDVTRIEAGQLQLTPMVVCLREQVAQVIQLFEHQARGKGLRLGLTVQGEVDQPVLLDPVRFRQVLANLLSNAIKFTPQGQVHVGLRARINGDRLVVRLAVEDTGIGIAKAELAQLGQPFRQASNQRQSPRSSTGLGLGICRSLCQLMGGRLQLSSELGKGTRAEIRLELALQVLDLCVPLLSPRSDVQPSEVRLRVLVVDDYPANRLLLAQQLDYLGHHARVAEDGAQALRLWLKGHFDVVISDCSMPGLDGYGLARAIRIHERRSGRAVCRIVGLTASALADERRRCRAAGMDDCLFKPLGLEALVGVLASSSKSQDNLPPAAAAREAPFDIEHLRRLVGNDQCALNALLADLRRGNHEDIARLERSGEDPEALASLAHRVKGGARILRAVGLLTACERLEASCASEALHGERLRRDAQALHAVMQDLERYLGDCSQG